A single genomic interval of Adhaeribacter pallidiroseus harbors:
- a CDS encoding flavin-containing monooxygenase, with the protein MNTNLLAVIVIGAGHAGLSASYFLKQHRIQHVVLERGLIGESWASQRWDSFRMNTANKLNTLPGWETDETEPDSFGTAQNLVASMKQYVQNYGLPVLTNTTVISLRKAPGSELFEIQTVQNGSTKTYSCWQVIVASGAQSQKQPARLAGKIDAKIKQLHSSEYRTAADLPAGGVLVVGSAQSGCQIAEDLILAGRIVYLSTSRVPRCPRYYRGKDIMDWLILTGFFNVRSEDIADSAQLHVRTPLLKGNDNGRKTLSLQSLARSGVILLGKLQDVVNDFAYFSEDAGAHVSFADEFSAQVKGFIDNFIAEKHLPAPTAEPDPDDEPDNSLNLSGHPGSIQFRKEGISTIIWATGFRPAMAYIQLPVFDETGNPVHQQGKSLVKGLYFLGLPWLRNRKSSLLLGIKEDAQFITGCINTLVQKQTMVGNQPD; encoded by the coding sequence ATGAACACAAATCTTTTGGCTGTAATTGTGATCGGTGCCGGTCATGCGGGACTGAGCGCCAGCTACTTTCTAAAACAACACCGAATACAGCACGTGGTATTGGAACGCGGCTTAATCGGGGAATCCTGGGCGTCCCAAAGGTGGGATAGTTTCCGGATGAATACGGCCAATAAGCTAAATACCTTACCCGGCTGGGAAACCGATGAAACGGAGCCGGACAGCTTCGGAACGGCTCAAAATTTAGTGGCCTCGATGAAGCAGTACGTTCAAAATTATGGTCTACCGGTACTGACGAATACAACGGTTATAAGCCTGCGTAAAGCTCCTGGGTCCGAATTATTTGAAATACAAACAGTGCAAAATGGTAGTACCAAAACCTACTCTTGTTGGCAAGTAATTGTAGCATCGGGAGCGCAAAGTCAAAAACAACCAGCAAGGTTAGCTGGTAAGATCGATGCGAAAATCAAGCAATTACACAGCAGTGAATACCGAACCGCGGCTGATTTACCCGCAGGCGGTGTGTTGGTGGTGGGAAGTGCGCAATCGGGTTGCCAAATTGCCGAAGACCTAATCCTGGCCGGGCGAATCGTTTATCTTTCTACCAGTAGAGTGCCCCGGTGCCCCCGGTATTACCGGGGCAAAGATATTATGGATTGGCTGATCCTCACCGGATTTTTCAACGTCCGATCCGAAGATATCGCGGACTCCGCCCAACTACATGTGCGAACACCGCTGCTGAAGGGCAACGACAATGGCCGAAAAACCTTGAGTCTGCAGTCTCTGGCACGCAGTGGAGTTATCTTATTGGGCAAACTACAAGATGTAGTAAATGACTTTGCTTACTTTTCAGAAGATGCCGGGGCACATGTAAGTTTTGCCGATGAGTTCTCTGCACAGGTGAAAGGTTTTATTGACAACTTTATTGCCGAGAAACATCTGCCCGCGCCTACGGCAGAACCAGACCCCGACGATGAACCCGATAATTCCTTGAATTTGTCCGGCCACCCAGGTTCTATCCAGTTCCGTAAGGAAGGCATTTCCACTATTATTTGGGCAACGGGTTTTCGGCCGGCTATGGCGTATATTCAATTGCCGGTTTTCGACGAAACGGGTAATCCGGTGCACCAACAAGGTAAATCCTTGGTAAAAGGCTTGTACTTTTTGGGGCTTCCCTGGCTCAGAAACCGGAAGTCGAGTTTGCTACTTGGTATTAAAGAAGATGCTCAGTTTATCACAGGCTGTATTAACACCTTGGTTCAGAAGCAAACTATGGTGGGGAATCAGCCAGATTAA
- a CDS encoding DUF418 domain-containing protein, with amino-acid sequence MTTIQPTLPNERYQLLDVLRGFALLGVLIANMATLSGYAFLSEDAKQAFRSYTIDHFVNSFHLLWIDGKFYSLFSMLFGIGFGLQLQRSLTTNTNFKSLFRRRLLILLFLGLCHAIFLYPGDILTVYALLGFVLLLFRNFSNINLLRVAFILLLLPLVQYAIIWAVHLAHPPVPKPAGPRMLDQMIRMFRTGSYLDIIKANIGGLIFGRYPDLFFTGRFFKVLAMFLIGFYVALNKIYAQVPEYRSLFKKVILWGLIIGIPCNLVLATIVNISDYKELKPLGIIQPLAYAYGIPALCLSYAAIIALLYDKPAWKKRLAFFAPVGQLALTNYLLQSLICVFIFKSYGFALEAQVGPTQLLLIALAIYSLQVFLSHSWVRYFRFGPAEWLWRSLTYRAWQPFRKNQISNQSIAVS; translated from the coding sequence TTGACAACAATTCAACCAACCTTGCCCAACGAACGCTACCAATTGCTGGATGTTTTGCGGGGCTTTGCCTTGCTCGGGGTGCTCATTGCCAATATGGCCACGCTCTCCGGCTATGCGTTCTTGTCGGAAGATGCGAAACAAGCATTCCGTTCCTATACTATTGACCATTTCGTTAACAGCTTCCACTTGCTATGGATCGATGGGAAATTTTATTCTCTCTTTTCCATGCTTTTTGGAATCGGCTTTGGTTTACAGCTGCAGCGATCCTTAACCACCAACACTAACTTTAAATCTTTATTCCGGAGACGGCTGCTTATCTTATTATTCCTGGGCTTATGTCACGCCATCTTCTTGTACCCGGGCGACATTCTTACGGTGTATGCCTTGTTGGGCTTTGTGCTCTTATTGTTCCGGAATTTTTCAAATATAAATTTACTGCGAGTGGCTTTTATTTTGCTGTTGCTGCCCTTGGTTCAATACGCTATCATTTGGGCAGTCCATCTCGCCCATCCGCCGGTTCCCAAACCGGCGGGCCCCCGCATGCTGGATCAGATGATCCGCATGTTCCGGACCGGAAGCTACCTCGACATTATAAAAGCAAATATTGGCGGATTAATCTTCGGGCGGTACCCCGATCTTTTTTTTACCGGGCGCTTTTTTAAAGTATTGGCCATGTTCCTGATTGGTTTTTACGTTGCCCTAAATAAGATTTATGCCCAGGTGCCGGAATATCGCTCCCTTTTTAAAAAAGTAATACTTTGGGGATTAATCATCGGGATTCCGTGCAACCTGGTGCTAGCCACTATTGTAAACATAAGTGATTACAAGGAACTTAAACCCTTAGGAATTATTCAACCGTTGGCCTATGCGTATGGCATACCGGCTTTGTGCCTGAGCTATGCAGCTATTATAGCCTTACTATACGACAAGCCAGCCTGGAAAAAGCGATTAGCTTTTTTTGCTCCGGTGGGCCAGTTGGCCCTGACCAATTACCTCCTGCAATCGTTGATTTGTGTGTTTATTTTTAAAAGTTACGGCTTCGCGTTGGAAGCGCAGGTTGGCCCCACGCAACTATTACTCATTGCCTTGGCTATATACAGTTTGCAAGTGTTTTTAAGCCATAGCTGGGTCCGGTACTTCCGTTTCGGTCCGGCCGAATGGCTCTGGCGCTCGCTTACTTACCGAGCGTGGCAGCCCTTCCGGAAAAATCAAATTAGCAATCAATCTATAGCTGTAAGCTAA
- the budA gene encoding acetolactate decarboxylase: protein MTITPMHFIRLILLFTFFLNFNQVFAQKGVATTFSTIDALLAGLYEGTFTVKELKQRGNFGIGTFHSLNGELLMLNGKVYQIQADGSSQEVQDTTRIPWATVSFFQEGQQHHLPDDLTYTSFQKEMDKVLASPNLSYAIWVEGVFSIKVRSVPAQTKPYPKMTQIVDQQSVFNYQNIRGTLVGFRSPAYVKGINIPGFHLHFLSADGKRGGHVLDFIMERGTVQTEKYHELSLVLPTNKAFLEVDLVTDKTKDLQQVEK, encoded by the coding sequence ATGACTATTACCCCGATGCATTTTATTCGTTTAATTTTATTATTCACCTTTTTTTTAAATTTTAATCAAGTTTTTGCCCAAAAAGGCGTGGCTACTACTTTTTCCACCATCGATGCTTTATTAGCCGGCTTGTATGAGGGCACCTTTACCGTGAAGGAATTAAAGCAACGTGGCAATTTTGGTATTGGTACATTTCACAGCTTAAATGGTGAGCTGCTAATGCTGAACGGGAAAGTATACCAGATTCAGGCGGATGGTTCGAGCCAGGAAGTACAGGATACTACCCGCATTCCGTGGGCAACGGTCTCTTTTTTCCAAGAAGGGCAACAACACCATTTACCAGACGATCTAACGTATACTTCCTTCCAAAAAGAAATGGACAAGGTGCTCGCTTCCCCTAATTTATCCTATGCTATCTGGGTGGAAGGTGTTTTTTCGATTAAGGTACGCAGTGTTCCGGCGCAAACGAAGCCTTATCCCAAAATGACCCAAATAGTGGATCAACAATCGGTTTTTAATTACCAAAATATAAGGGGCACCCTGGTAGGTTTTCGAAGCCCCGCTTATGTAAAGGGAATAAATATACCGGGCTTTCACCTGCATTTTTTATCGGCCGATGGAAAACGGGGCGGGCATGTGCTGGACTTTATAATGGAAAGGGGTACGGTTCAAACAGAAAAATACCACGAATTATCGTTGGTATTGCCTACTAATAAAGCTTTTCTGGAAGTTGACCTGGTCACGGATAAAACAAAGGATCTACAGCAAGTTGAAAAATAG
- a CDS encoding M12 family metallopeptidase: protein MKTKFLPFWATGILLSFSLLTSCEKDLEKQVPNAVKDSTPNDSTSVFKKGTFRGIPITYQEVNGQAILEGDIALTAEDLSESTTSPVARTSGAGMANKNYRWQNFTIPYEIEPGMRQDIIQKAIAAWEIRTPLDFVKRTNEKDYIKFVKDPNINLSSVGRIGGPQNIWLVDDWSLRVVTHEIGHAIGLFHEHIRQDREIYLTIHWNNIKPEARPYFNRWPAGYGFDLGSFDYQSVMMYGPLVFSQNNQPTMTRKDGQPIDPSTTPTSLDAQTVISMYANLYIVKGGSLFAVNVKDGSMANLGPGWDGAAKTLAEDDRYIWGMQGLNLWKTNRFNGAYEKVGNGYWENPVGVTGKDPQGNLYAQQGIRLWKIDKYGNHTRLGGPQALENWSGTQAIYYHKNYVYMIWKNVLYKINTTTGKPEMNITGQSWYDVKGIAAMDGTSDEIYVLRGDQLFRVNVATGAVTGGAVFPGTTLMTGYSGKLYLISGTKLFSVNVYGEKQSIGSGFQGSTSIGATTNPALLQ, encoded by the coding sequence ATGAAAACAAAATTTTTGCCCTTTTGGGCAACCGGAATTCTATTGTCTTTTTCGTTGCTCACCTCCTGCGAAAAAGATTTAGAAAAACAAGTACCTAATGCCGTAAAAGATAGTACCCCAAACGATAGCACTTCTGTATTTAAAAAAGGTACTTTCCGGGGTATACCCATCACGTACCAGGAAGTAAATGGCCAGGCTATTCTGGAAGGAGATATAGCACTTACCGCTGAAGATTTATCGGAGAGTACGACCAGCCCCGTTGCCCGCACCAGTGGCGCCGGCATGGCCAACAAGAACTACCGCTGGCAAAATTTTACCATCCCTTACGAAATAGAGCCGGGCATGCGGCAGGATATTATCCAAAAGGCAATTGCTGCCTGGGAAATAAGGACCCCACTCGACTTTGTAAAACGGACAAATGAGAAAGACTATATAAAGTTTGTGAAAGACCCAAATATCAACTTATCCAGTGTCGGCCGGATAGGCGGTCCGCAAAACATCTGGTTAGTAGATGACTGGAGCCTCCGGGTGGTTACCCATGAAATCGGCCATGCCATTGGCTTATTTCACGAACACATCCGGCAGGACCGGGAAATTTACCTCACCATCCACTGGAACAATATCAAGCCCGAAGCAAGGCCCTATTTTAACCGCTGGCCGGCAGGATATGGATTTGATTTAGGCTCTTTCGATTATCAGTCGGTAATGATGTATGGTCCCTTGGTTTTTTCGCAAAACAACCAGCCAACCATGACCCGGAAAGACGGGCAACCTATTGACCCCAGCACCACCCCGACAAGTTTAGATGCCCAAACCGTCATTTCGATGTACGCGAACCTCTACATTGTTAAGGGAGGTTCTCTCTTCGCGGTAAATGTAAAAGATGGCAGCATGGCCAACCTGGGTCCGGGCTGGGATGGTGCCGCGAAAACGCTGGCCGAAGACGATCGCTACATCTGGGGCATGCAAGGCCTGAACTTATGGAAAACAAACCGCTTTAATGGCGCCTACGAAAAGGTGGGGAACGGTTACTGGGAAAACCCGGTGGGCGTAACGGGGAAAGATCCGCAGGGTAACTTATACGCCCAGCAAGGCATCCGGCTCTGGAAGATTGATAAATACGGCAATCATACCCGCCTGGGCGGACCCCAAGCCCTGGAGAACTGGAGCGGCACCCAGGCCATTTACTACCATAAGAATTACGTGTACATGATTTGGAAAAATGTTTTGTACAAGATTAACACCACTACGGGTAAACCGGAAATGAATATAACCGGCCAGTCTTGGTACGATGTAAAAGGAATTGCCGCCATGGACGGCACCTCCGACGAAATTTACGTGTTGCGCGGCGATCAGCTGTTTCGGGTGAATGTGGCAACCGGCGCGGTAACGGGTGGCGCAGTTTTCCCCGGCACCACGCTAATGACTGGTTATTCGGGCAAACTGTACCTCATTAGCGGTACTAAGTTATTCAGCGTAAACGTGTACGGCGAAAAGCAGTCAATCGGTTCTGGTTTTCAAGGTTCTACTTCCATTGGCGCTACCACTAATCCGGCTCTTCTGCAATAA
- a CDS encoding nuclear transport factor 2 family protein — translation MKDKMEIKEIIEIENKLLQGIQTSDLALLDKLLHNDLLFIAPNGQVVTKEMDLASHQAGEMEVEQLTAEFEDIKIIGDNAIVVVVYDTKGKMLGNPILGQFRYIRVWKKFSDGLKVIGGSCFKV, via the coding sequence ATGAAAGACAAAATGGAAATAAAAGAAATTATTGAAATTGAAAATAAATTATTACAAGGAATACAAACGAGTGATTTAGCATTATTAGACAAACTCCTCCACAACGATTTGTTATTTATAGCCCCAAACGGACAGGTGGTAACCAAGGAAATGGACTTGGCTTCTCACCAGGCGGGTGAAATGGAGGTGGAACAGTTAACAGCCGAGTTTGAAGACATAAAAATAATTGGCGATAACGCCATAGTAGTAGTGGTTTATGATACCAAAGGAAAGATGTTAGGAAATCCTATCCTGGGTCAATTTCGCTACATCAGAGTATGGAAAAAGTTCTCTGACGGTTTAAAAGTAATCGGAGGAAGTTGTTTTAAGGTGTAA
- a CDS encoding agmatine deiminase family protein, which produces MRIIYLPVWATRLLLASSLLSSLLGCREPDLFTSHGTSQSVHRQAIAAEEKRVPAEWEAHESIWMAWPTYHNKHDWDAEATYAQLLQALITKVPVELCVADAAMQQKVQAYLQAKGIAAGQFGSRIRFRIMNYQDIWLRDTGPIFVQQGKQLLAVDFNFDGWGWGGFVKDPEFSDFLQLEEGVDRSIAQMVNVTPVKSKLTLEGGALEFNGQGTVIVSEDVVFQRNPGWNKLQVEAEFRRLFSTRKVIWLTGFMGNDAHPVINSPYQMAVQETPQPVYTLMTTNGHTDAFVRFTSSNTVLLAQPPSEQEAAQDPVVAQNRKTLLEAQRVLSTSTDQDNQPLQIRYMPETRSMLVKLDEQDKIYQLMTFLNFEREGKTNIDPTKPITGVLASSYLNYLVTNNLVLVAKYAELYPDMAAKDAQAIQVLQQAFPGRQVVAIDARAINVGGGGIHCITRQMPKTEVPAL; this is translated from the coding sequence ATGAGAATCATTTACTTGCCTGTTTGGGCAACCAGGCTCTTATTGGCCAGTTCATTACTAAGCAGCCTGCTGGGCTGCCGGGAGCCTGACCTGTTTACCAGTCACGGAACCAGCCAAAGCGTCCATCGGCAGGCAATTGCCGCAGAAGAAAAGCGGGTACCAGCCGAGTGGGAAGCCCACGAGTCTATCTGGATGGCTTGGCCTACCTATCATAACAAACACGACTGGGATGCGGAAGCTACCTACGCCCAACTGCTCCAAGCCTTGATTACTAAGGTGCCCGTGGAATTGTGCGTGGCGGATGCGGCCATGCAGCAAAAAGTACAAGCCTACCTGCAAGCAAAAGGCATTGCCGCTGGCCAGTTCGGATCCAGGATCCGATTCCGAATTATGAACTACCAGGACATCTGGTTACGCGACACCGGACCGATATTCGTACAGCAAGGAAAACAGTTGCTGGCCGTAGATTTCAATTTCGACGGTTGGGGTTGGGGTGGGTTTGTCAAAGACCCGGAATTTTCTGACTTTTTACAGTTAGAAGAGGGCGTAGATCGTTCCATCGCCCAAATGGTGAACGTTACTCCCGTGAAGTCGAAATTGACTTTGGAAGGAGGAGCTCTGGAATTTAACGGCCAAGGAACCGTGATTGTCTCGGAAGACGTGGTATTCCAGCGGAATCCTGGCTGGAACAAGTTGCAAGTAGAGGCCGAGTTCCGCCGATTGTTTAGCACGCGAAAAGTAATCTGGCTGACAGGTTTTATGGGCAACGATGCGCACCCGGTAATTAATTCCCCGTACCAAATGGCTGTTCAGGAGACTCCACAGCCTGTTTACACGCTCATGACCACCAATGGCCACACCGATGCGTTTGTGCGCTTTACCAGTTCCAATACGGTGCTTTTGGCCCAGCCCCCTTCCGAGCAGGAAGCCGCCCAGGACCCGGTAGTGGCCCAAAACCGCAAAACCTTATTGGAAGCGCAACGAGTCCTTTCTACTTCCACCGACCAGGACAACCAACCATTGCAAATCCGGTACATGCCCGAAACCCGGTCTATGCTGGTGAAGCTGGATGAACAGGACAAGATTTATCAATTGATGACTTTTTTAAATTTTGAACGGGAAGGCAAGACTAATATTGACCCAACCAAACCGATCACCGGTGTACTGGCCTCTAGTTACCTGAATTACTTAGTAACCAATAACCTGGTTCTGGTGGCTAAATACGCCGAACTCTACCCCGATATGGCGGCCAAAGATGCCCAGGCCATACAAGTGCTGCAGCAGGCTTTTCCAGGCCGGCAGGTAGTGGCCATTGATGCCCGGGCCATTAACGTAGGCGGTGGGGGAATTCACTGCATTACCCGGCAAATGCCGAAAACCGAGGTGCCCGCGCTATAA
- a CDS encoding cupin domain-containing protein, translated as MKANAVISHPDTKKSNKVMTGTDENPGRTIVNPIFKDTATFIKRAVETDGKYSECEVTLLPGGKNVPHIHRKYSETFTALEGNLGVKAGGKTVILKPGETFTVPIGVVHYFFNPGPETIRFNLVLSPGFEGFEYMLRILYGLAQDGQTDKKGLPKSLALTALIAEMGDTSLPGIFVLLAPLLKFLAARARKRGEEERLMNRYCKNLV; from the coding sequence ATGAAAGCAAACGCAGTTATCTCCCATCCAGATACCAAAAAGAGTAATAAAGTAATGACTGGAACAGATGAAAATCCGGGACGTACCATCGTTAATCCTATTTTTAAAGATACCGCCACCTTTATAAAAAGGGCGGTGGAAACCGATGGAAAATACAGCGAGTGCGAAGTAACTCTTTTACCAGGGGGCAAGAATGTACCGCATATTCACCGAAAATACAGCGAAACCTTTACGGCGTTAGAAGGAAACTTAGGAGTAAAGGCAGGTGGTAAAACAGTTATTCTGAAACCCGGCGAAACATTTACCGTGCCGATTGGAGTAGTTCATTATTTTTTTAACCCCGGTCCGGAAACCATCCGGTTTAATCTAGTTCTCTCCCCTGGCTTCGAAGGTTTTGAGTACATGCTGCGCATCTTGTACGGCCTGGCCCAGGATGGACAAACAGATAAAAAAGGCTTGCCCAAGAGTTTAGCCCTGACTGCTTTAATCGCCGAAATGGGCGATACCTCCTTGCCCGGTATATTCGTACTGCTTGCTCCTCTACTTAAGTTTCTGGCTGCCCGGGCCCGCAAACGCGGAGAGGAAGAAAGGCTAATGAATAGGTATTGTAAAAACTTAGTTTAA
- a CDS encoding cupin domain-containing protein: MQTIHLIKAGTGKYFLLGSDLVIVKAGSQETGGTMLVLEVTVPAGGGPPMLHRHVYAETFYFLKGTFLVSTTDSHSRIRTQLVQPGDVLSIPSMAWHNFKNVSDTPGRFLVVHSSPVMEGLLQELGQPWEDSSFLIAEEVPPTPQQLQAMRQVLEKYMEFLPPDQLTR, translated from the coding sequence ATGCAAACAATCCATTTAATAAAAGCCGGAACCGGCAAGTATTTTCTGTTGGGTTCCGATCTGGTTATCGTAAAAGCCGGCAGCCAGGAAACTGGCGGAACAATGCTGGTATTAGAAGTAACCGTACCTGCCGGCGGAGGCCCGCCCATGTTGCACCGGCATGTATACGCCGAAACCTTTTACTTCCTGAAAGGCACCTTTCTCGTTAGTACCACGGATAGCCATTCACGGATACGGACGCAACTGGTACAACCCGGCGATGTGCTGTCTATTCCTTCCATGGCGTGGCATAATTTTAAAAATGTGAGTGATACCCCCGGGCGTTTTCTGGTAGTGCACAGTTCTCCGGTAATGGAAGGCTTGCTGCAGGAATTAGGTCAGCCTTGGGAGGATTCTTCCTTTTTGATAGCTGAGGAGGTGCCTCCTACCCCGCAGCAATTGCAGGCCATGCGGCAGGTTCTGGAAAAGTACATGGAGTTTCTGCCCCCGGACCAACTCACCCGGTAA
- a CDS encoding cupin domain-containing protein gives MHTNNTLPRRFYNPVQKDYVTFLETSGESGGKRTHGLLEVAPGGQVNPHYHNTFSETFIVRSGTLRLQLGHSKLVLRAGEKAIVPTNTRHAWSNISKETLVCDVILEPGNRGFEKALQAGYGLATDGLMRPNGMPKSIWHLALLVELSETKIAGGISLMNGLFGLMAKIARKLGKHKDLEKYYQLY, from the coding sequence ATGCATACAAATAACACCCTTCCAAGACGATTTTACAATCCCGTCCAGAAAGATTACGTGACCTTTTTAGAAACCTCCGGGGAAAGTGGCGGCAAACGTACCCACGGTTTGTTGGAAGTTGCACCCGGCGGCCAGGTAAATCCGCATTACCACAATACCTTTTCGGAAACATTTATCGTACGTTCCGGAACCCTCCGTTTGCAATTAGGCCACAGCAAGCTGGTATTGCGGGCCGGTGAAAAAGCTATCGTGCCAACTAATACGCGGCATGCTTGGTCTAATATATCCAAAGAAACACTGGTGTGTGATGTAATTCTGGAGCCGGGAAACAGAGGTTTTGAGAAAGCCCTGCAAGCCGGCTATGGCCTGGCCACTGATGGTCTAATGCGGCCCAATGGAATGCCCAAAAGTATCTGGCACCTGGCCCTGCTGGTAGAATTATCGGAAACCAAAATTGCCGGAGGTATCAGCCTGATGAATGGTTTGTTCGGGTTGATGGCCAAAATAGCCCGCAAGCTGGGCAAGCACAAGGATTTAGAAAAGTATTATCAGCTCTATTAA
- a CDS encoding NAD(P)-dependent oxidoreductase translates to MKILILGASGATGRHLVRQALEQKHQVTAFLRNPAKLKVSHRALTLEQGNVSDLVSVQRAIAGQEVVVSALGADHMFQLDQALLDGMANIIKAMQSSNVRRLVYLSTLGVSESRNDAGFIIRNLAPTLLRTEIKGHEVREKMICESDLEWQIVRAPILTNGPLTRKYRSGENLKSNRFAPALSRADIADFMLSLLTDMRYLRQPVRLMPALK, encoded by the coding sequence ATGAAAATTCTGATTCTAGGAGCTTCCGGTGCTACCGGCCGCCATCTGGTCCGGCAGGCGTTGGAACAGAAACACCAGGTTACCGCTTTTTTGCGTAATCCGGCAAAATTAAAAGTTTCTCATCGGGCTCTAACCTTAGAGCAAGGGAATGTGAGCGATTTAGTTAGCGTGCAACGAGCCATAGCCGGACAGGAAGTAGTGGTTTCGGCCTTGGGCGCGGACCATATGTTTCAATTAGACCAGGCTTTACTGGATGGGATGGCCAATATTATCAAAGCCATGCAATCGAGTAACGTCCGCCGCTTAGTCTATTTATCTACTTTAGGCGTATCAGAAAGCCGGAACGATGCGGGATTTATAATCCGAAATTTAGCGCCTACCCTCTTGCGAACCGAAATTAAAGGCCACGAGGTTAGAGAAAAAATGATTTGCGAATCAGATTTAGAGTGGCAAATTGTACGGGCACCCATTTTAACGAACGGCCCCCTCACCAGAAAATACCGAAGCGGCGAAAACTTAAAATCCAACCGGTTTGCCCCTGCCTTATCCCGGGCGGACATCGCGGATTTTATGTTGAGCCTGTTAACCGATATGCGTTATCTGCGCCAACCAGTGCGTCTGATGCCCGCTTTAAAGTAA
- a CDS encoding cupin domain-containing protein encodes MFIKKFYRLISVIICILLVYIFVGQFIHRYVFPEPLPHNTMYPVAGDVITNPFAGEQITFLKSGIETNGAYSLREFRLKPGGAVPRAHMHTDYDETFKVIQGSLTVICNGSEHVLQPGDSLTIPRGTAHQPVSKGNEEIVTINRVVPAAKHDLMLAQTHGFFTEKDRPRSKAEFFLQAMLFVDYYRTYTADIPILAQKVLSFLLAPTARLLGYRTWKPQYSKKWKKPI; translated from the coding sequence ATGTTTATTAAAAAATTTTACCGGCTCATTTCCGTGATCATCTGCATTCTATTAGTATATATTTTTGTTGGGCAATTTATTCATCGTTATGTTTTCCCGGAACCGCTTCCCCATAATACCATGTACCCGGTTGCGGGAGACGTGATTACCAATCCATTTGCCGGGGAGCAAATCACTTTTCTTAAAAGCGGGATAGAAACCAACGGAGCGTATTCTTTACGGGAATTCCGTCTCAAACCGGGCGGAGCCGTGCCCCGCGCCCACATGCATACCGACTATGATGAAACGTTTAAAGTTATACAAGGAAGTCTAACGGTGATCTGCAACGGCTCGGAGCACGTACTTCAGCCGGGCGATTCCTTGACAATCCCCAGAGGCACGGCTCACCAACCGGTTAGTAAAGGAAATGAGGAAATTGTTACGATTAATCGAGTCGTCCCGGCTGCTAAACATGATCTAATGCTGGCCCAGACCCACGGATTCTTTACGGAAAAAGACCGACCCAGATCAAAAGCAGAATTTTTTTTACAGGCCATGCTCTTTGTTGATTATTACCGAACCTACACCGCCGATATTCCTATACTGGCCCAAAAAGTTCTTTCGTTTCTTCTGGCGCCAACGGCGAGGCTCTTGGGCTACCGGACCTGGAAACCGCAATATTCCAAGAAATGGAAAAAACCAATATAA
- a CDS encoding DUF3574 domain-containing protein, translating to MKTSNMLPLAIFRLRLTFLYTLLGLMLSAGLMSCEKEDVKPQPEKTDQWVLDRLYFGRSMPNGKEVSGKDWNLFVDEVITPRFPDGLTQWEAAGQWQEEDGVITRESTFILEIVHPEGKTDDAKLNAIIQEYKKRFQQESVLRITHPAAVEF from the coding sequence ATGAAAACCAGCAATATGTTACCCCTTGCCATATTCCGTCTCCGGCTCACCTTTCTCTACACTTTACTTGGATTAATGCTATCGGCAGGCTTAATGAGCTGTGAAAAAGAAGACGTAAAACCCCAGCCGGAAAAAACAGACCAGTGGGTGCTCGACCGCTTGTATTTTGGCCGTTCCATGCCTAACGGAAAAGAAGTATCCGGGAAGGACTGGAATTTATTTGTGGACGAAGTCATCACGCCCCGCTTTCCGGATGGCCTCACCCAGTGGGAGGCCGCTGGTCAGTGGCAGGAAGAAGATGGGGTTATTACCCGGGAATCTACGTTTATCCTGGAAATTGTCCATCCGGAAGGTAAAACCGATGATGCTAAACTAAATGCCATTATCCAGGAGTACAAAAAACGCTTTCAACAAGAATCGGTATTGCGCATAACGCATCCGGCCGCGGTAGAATTTTAA